The genomic DNA TCATCATCGCCTGCGTGGCGTCGGTGTTTCTGATCATACAGATATTATTTATGGTGTTCGGGGGCGACGGCGACGCGGACGCCGACGGGGATATCGACGGTGACGGCGCATCCGACGGCGGCGGCGATTCGGGCGTTACGCCCTTTTCCGTCAAAGGCATCGTGGCGTTTTTTGCAGTCGGCGGCTGGACGGGGCTCCTGATGCTCTCTTACGACGTGCACGTGGCGGTATCCGTCATCGTATCGCTCGTCGCGGGAGGCGCGGCGCTCGTCGCGGTTTGGCTCATTCTCCGTTCCATTCTGAAATTGCAGG from Candidatus Borkfalkia ceftriaxoniphila includes the following:
- a CDS encoding NfeD family protein — encoded protein: MGWFNSLSALEKTYFIIACVASVFLIIQILFMVFGGDGDADADGDIDGDGASDGGGDSGVTPFSVKGIVAFFAVGGWTGLLMLSYDVHVAVSVIVSLVAGGAALVAVWLILRSILKLQDNGTLVMEKIVGKTATVYVSIPPKRSGRGKVTMTAQGRFTELDAVSDEEERIPVDETVEVVEVVGDCLIVKRKEA